The Streptomyces rubrogriseus genomic sequence CCGGCGGAGCCGTCGAGGCCCTCCGCCGGGGAGCGCGTGTCCCGCTTCGTACGCCTCCGCAGCCGGGTCGCCTGTCCCACCTCGTCGGCCACGAGGCTGCCCAGGACCCTGACCACGAGACGCAGCCGATCGCCGACGACGGACGTCATCGTGTGTGATCCTCCTCAGATCGGGATCCGGGTACGGAACGGCGGTCGGCGTGCACCCCGGAGACGGCCGGGCGGGACGATGGCACGGCCGGTCAGCCCGAGGTCGAGGACTGTCCGCCCGGGGACGGCTTTCCGCCCTGCCCCTGCTGACCGGTCAGGCCTTGCAGGGCCGCCAGCCCCTGCTGACCGGCCTGGGCCGGCAGGTTGGTCAGGTTCTGCAGGCCCTGGACCGCCTCGAGGAGCTTGGGCAGCACCTGGAGCAGCTGGGTGAGCTGGGACGGGAGCGCCATCAGGTCGCCCGCCCCGCTCGCCGCGTGTCCGAGGCCTCCGGCCAGCTGACCGAGCCCGCCGAGCGCGCCGGCCGCGCCGCCGACCGCGGCGAGCGGATTGGCCGCCCCGCCCAGCGCGGCCAGGGGTTGCCCGCCCCGCCCAGCGCGGCCGCGAGCGGGTTGCCGCCGCCCGCGGCACCGGTGAGCGCGGCCAGGGGTTCTGCGCTGCGAGGTCGGCGAGCGGGTTGCCGGCCGCGCCGACCCCGCCGAGGGCGGCCAGCGGATTGGTGACACCCGCGAGCGCGGTCGCCGGGTTGACGGCCCCGGCCAGTGCGGCGAGGGCGTTCGGGGGCAGCCCGGCCAGTGTGTCGACGGCGTTGTCGGAGCGGCGCGACGATCCCGAGCCGCGCGACGATCCCGAGTCGTCGTCCCGGTTCAGGAGGTCGTCGAAGGCATCCTTCCAGCTGTCGGTCATGTCACCGACCAAATCCTTGAAGATGTCCTGGACGTTCTTGCTGTTGCCCATGAGTGGGGTCCCTTTCCGTTTCTCTGCGATGGGAGAGGTGCGGTTTTCGGGTGTTATCGGGCGCAGCCTTCCAAGGCTTTCGCGCAGACGTTCTTCAATCGCGCGCGGCCCCTGGTGAAGGCGGCTTCGGCCGCCTTGACGGAGATGTTGTGTATGCGGGCGAACTCCGCAGTGGAAATACCCTTGGCGCGGGCGAGTATGACCTCCTGCTCCCGCCCCCGCAGGTGTTGTACCTGGCCCAGAAGCCATCTGCCGAAGTCCTCGTCGCAGACGTCCTCCTCGGTCGTACCGGGGGGTTCCGCGAGCGCCGCACGCTGGAGGAGTCTGCTGCGACGCTCCATGTCACGGTAGAAGTCGATGCAGAGGCGAAGCGCCACGGACGTCAGAAAGGCACCCAGTCGATTCCTGTCCAACGCGGCGTGGGCGGCTGCCCGGGCCATGGTTTCCTGAACGCAGTCCTCGGCGTCCTGAAAACTTGGTAGTCTTCGCCGAACCAGCCGCATGAGGCGGTCCTGATGCTGGAAGATTTCTTCCCAGGAGCATTCAGCGGGCGATTGGCAGGTGGAATGTCGCACCATCGTGGATTGCAGCCCGTTGTCTCTCGGATTGAGCAGGGGGAACCGCGGCCGACTTTCCATTTGTTCGGCCATGTGGATTTCCTACCCGAGGCCCTGGAGCGGCAAACCGGAATATGCGCCTCCATCAGTCGGCAGAAATGTTTTTCCGTGCTCATTTCCGAGGAGCGGGCCGCCGCGCCCAGTCGCGGTTCCAGTTGCGCCACATGTCCCGTACGGTCTGGTGCACTTGGGAGCTGCCGGCGCGCAGCTCGGTGGTGTACGCCTGGACCGCTTCCTTGCCCACCAGCCGCGCTCCGCCGGTGAAGTAGGAGCCCCGGACGTGCTGCGGTGAGCGGTACTTGCCCCACAGCAGGATCTTCATCAGCGGCCAGAGGGTGAACACCCCGGACGGGCACCGGTCGTCGGGGTCCAGGGTGCCCCACACCGCGGGGACCAGTCCGCTCTCGCCCAGCAGCTCGTAGATGCGGGCGATCGTCTGCTCCTTCGTCAACTCACCTTCACGATAGGCGAGTACGGCGTCGCGCGACTGGTCGAACATCCGCTCCACCCAGGGGTTGTCCATACCCTGGAGACCTCGGTACGGCGGCTGCTCCAGCAAGTCGAAACAGGCCGGGTCGTGCGTCTTCTCGAACGTCACGGCGACCTGGTTCTGGGCGTTCGTGCCGTACAGCGTGGTGATGGTCCACACGCGGTTCCAGGCGTTCCACAGGTCGAAGTCGTCGAACGCGATGTAGCTGCAGGACACCAGGTCGTCGTAGAACCGGAACATGCGCTTGGTCCAGTGGTCCAGGTACGCGAACCGGGAGGTGTCGAAGTCGTTCTGGCGCACCGCGTCGATCAGCCGGTGGCCCAGGGCGTTGAGCGCCATCACGGTGACGGCGAGTCCGCTGGAGAAGAGCGGGTCGATGAAGTCACTGGCGTGCGGCAGCAGGCACCACCGGTCGCCGACGACCTTCTGCGAGGCGAACTGGGTGCGGTCGGTGGACACGTAGGGCCGGACCGCCCGCGCCCGTTCGAACTGC encodes the following:
- a CDS encoding RNA polymerase sigma factor — encoded protein: MAEQMESRPRFPLLNPRDNGLQSTMVRHSTCQSPAECSWEEIFQHQDRLMRLVRRRLPSFQDAEDCVQETMARAAAHAALDRNRLGAFLTSVALRLCIDFYRDMERRSRLLQRAALAEPPGTTEEDVCDEDFGRWLLGQVQHLRGREQEVILARAKGISTAEFARIHNISVKAAEAAFTRGRARLKNVCAKALEGCAR